In Nostoc sp. GT001, the genomic window GTGAATACAACAATTTAAATTACGTAAAGTTATAAAGTGAAAGATCCCCTTAAATGATTGATTGACCCCTACGTATTTTAAAATCATGATTTAATTAATAGCACCTACCGACCCCGTTGTCATACGGGTTGATGCTTGCATTATATGCACAACCTTTTTGTTTATGGTTGCAGATACGAGAATCATTCCCGTTATTCGGTTGTAGATATTCGGATCTTCCATCGAAGCGTGTAATTTTGGTATAGTATAAGTCATGGATCGCAGCACGGTCGAAGGTTAATATTATGCTTCCTTGGGGACCGTGACCGCTCGTGTTATGACGAGGTTATACGGGACGACCTCAATGAAACATAATGTTTTCATTATGTTAAATTGTATTTTGTATAATTGGAACTTGCTACTGCTTTTCGCAATGTAATTTTGTATAACTCTAAATGTCTGTTTTGTAATATTGTATTTATATTTTCGCAGCAGTATTATGTTTATGAACTGATGATATGCACGTGCAACATTATTAAATGTTTAAAAATTGAATGATGATTATTGAATATCGAATTTGGGTATTCGGCTTGGCAATCGACTCATTGATTATTGATGTATAAAAAAAAATTGAGGATTTCTAAGTCGGGTCCCCACGACTTGGTATCGAAGCACATGCACGAAATCGATTCATAACATAAGTGGTTCCCAAAAATGTTTTCAAAAATTATATATATTATAACATTAACCGATTGTGACTTCCATTCGACTATTAGGAATCCAATTGATTTAGTTATCATCTTTAGCTAAGACTAAGTTCTTACGAGTCTTCAATTATTCTTATAGGTTCCAAGTGATGTCTCAATCGAGAGTGACCGAGATGTCTAGGATGGACCGACTACTCCTGAACCTACAGATTCTGGAAAAGACCTTTAAGATCCAGAACTTGCTCCTTTTGGATATGTCTAGGTATATGACTCAACCCGTTGAGACGCCGGTGGTTGAAGTCGTACCTCCCCGCCTCGGTCATCACAGCCCCCGAGGCGGGAGTTTGGGGAATCTTCATCTCGTACTCCTCGTCACCGCTTAGTCCCCAAGATTAATGGGCGGAAGAAGATGAAGAAGCAGCGTAAGAAGGGAGGCAAGCATTGGCGGCCACCACCTATTGTCGTAGTCCCTCCTTCACGGGCACTGTCGACTGGTACTGCTACTCCTCGGTGTGGCATTTGTGGCCGCACCAATCACATGGAGCGTGACTGTTATTTGAAGAATGGGAAATGTTTTCATTGCGGAGTTCGGGGACACGTCCGTTCGCAATGCCCCGAACTTTTTCGGAGTGCCATTCGACGTAAAGGCGCAGGACCAATATTGAAGACTACTCGAGAAGTGATGTAACCACGTTTAATCCCTCGTGTTGTAATCTTGTATTCCAATAGTAGCGTACCTTATATCTTGTACCTTATATGTTGTACCTCGTATTTTATCTTTTGAAGGTGTACGCCATTTTGATTTAAGGATCAAGAACTTATTTTGTTAAGCTTCAGTTATTCCTTAGCTTATCTCACTAGTATGCTTAACTCTATTCATTGATTCTTATAATTGTACTACTATCAAATGCGAGTTATAGTAAGTACCCTCTAAGAAATTAGACTTAACCACTACGAGCATTAGAATGAGGATGTCTTAACTACGCTCGACTATGAACATTGACTTAGGGATCCCGAGATTTGAATAAGAAGTGTTAAGCCTAGGAGATGGATTCTCTCGATAATGTAGAGGGAGCTTTCTTGGGAATCATGAGCCTTATGTGGGCCGTGGAGTTCGACTTGAGAACCCCAAAGAAAAACATCTCACAAAGCTTGGAACACTCCAATTCTGAATCTCTACGAACCCTAGTCATGGGAATAGCAAAATAAGGATTCTCATTCAATCGCTACGAGGTAAGTGGTGATGTCGGTTATCACTCCTTGTTAGGAATCTTAATTGTTCCTTCTTTGGCAAAAACTAGCTATTTGAGAACATTGCGACTTTAGACCATCTTGAACCCACCTTCTAAAGATGATTCTGCCAACTCTTATTCATGTTCCATCCTTATAGGGGTAGACTAGTAGGATTCATTTTCTTCGTAACTCGTATAGTCTTTGAACTGATAAACTTCAGAATAGCCGACTCTATAATTATTCTTCTTCAATCTTAACTCGAAGCTAGGGTGTCATTATGAGATTGAAGTCTGCTAACTAATCTATGGTCACCACGACTGGTACCATATCCTAGTAAGTATTCGTAAAAGCCAACTGGTACGTGCAGGAGATTATGGAGAAGTTCTCTAAGATCGCTAAGCCTTTGACTCGTCTCACGCAGAAAGGATGTTAAATTCGTATGAGACGAGGCTTGCGAGAGCAGTTTCTAGAATTAAAGGATAGGCTCACTTCAGCGCCTATTCTTGCACTACCGAGAGGGTAACGAAGGATTCGTGATTTATAGCGATGCTTCACTTCGTGGTCTAGGATGCGTATTGATGCAGAATGGATGAGTTATTGCTTATGCTTTGAGGCAGTTGAAACCTGCTGAGAAGAATTATCCTACTCACGATTTGGAGTTAGCGGCTATCATTTTCGCATTGAAGACTTGGAGGCATTATTTGTATGGTGCTCGGTTTGAAGTCATGACCGACCATAAGAGCCTCAAGTATCTATTTTCATAGAAGGAGCTTAACTTAAGGCAGAGGCGATGGTTAGAATTGATCGAGGACTATAAAGTTAATATCGAGTACCATCCGGGTAAAGCCAATGTCGTAGGCGATGCGCTTAGTCGGAAGTCTAGTCCGAGGGCTGTAATGGCTAGTATGTTAGCGCAAGAGTCAGCTTTGGTTACTATGCCGTTAAGTTGACACCAATGATTCATGAATTGCCCCTACAGCGTATAGTTTTGCGTAAGTCCTAATTCTAAAAAGGTATCCGTAACCAACGAATCACAATATCGGATAAACGATCTGGCCATGAAGCAGTCCGCCAATTTTCNCCCCACAAATACTGTTCCACCAACTGGCGTCCCAGGGAGTGAGGGCGGAAACTATCCGCAATCCACCGACCATCAACTTCTCGACGCAATACACCCACTTGAATCAGACAGCCCAGGGCGTTATCAC contains:
- a CDS encoding RNase H-like domain-containing protein; translation: MAYALRQLKPAEKNYPTHDLELAAIIFALKTWRHYLYGARFEVMTDHKSLKYLFS